From one Paenibacillus sp. FSL K6-1330 genomic stretch:
- a CDS encoding glycosyltransferase, protein MTRTSISPSQPTVSIITCTKRAECLHDLLENYTRQNYRHKELIVILNHSSLKLSEYQMAAKPYRNVRIYSKPEELSLGRCLNFGVKVSKHSVIAKFDDDDYYAPDYLKDSVHLMIKTRADIVGKRAHFMQLAGQKDLLYRYPNMANQWVPLVQGATLLVKRNVFNQVAFPNQNRSECVKFCADCITRNFRIYSGSPYHFIANRRQNSKNHTWIVSDKNLLTQHVKRLKVDNAKKFASRS, encoded by the coding sequence TTGACAAGAACGTCAATCTCTCCATCACAGCCCACTGTTTCGATCATCACCTGTACCAAAAGAGCGGAATGCCTACACGATCTGTTAGAGAATTACACCAGACAGAATTACAGGCACAAAGAGTTAATCGTCATATTAAATCATAGCAGCCTGAAGCTATCGGAATATCAAATGGCAGCAAAGCCATATCGCAACGTGAGAATATATAGTAAGCCTGAAGAATTATCGCTCGGTAGGTGCCTCAATTTTGGAGTAAAGGTCTCTAAGCACAGCGTCATTGCTAAGTTTGACGACGATGATTATTACGCTCCCGATTATCTTAAAGATAGCGTCCACCTCATGATCAAGACTCGTGCTGATATTGTAGGAAAAAGGGCTCACTTCATGCAGCTTGCCGGTCAAAAGGATCTTCTGTACCGTTACCCCAACATGGCCAATCAATGGGTTCCCCTTGTTCAAGGGGCGACCCTTCTGGTTAAACGGAACGTATTCAATCAGGTAGCATTTCCGAACCAAAACCGCAGCGAGTGCGTCAAATTTTGTGCTGATTGTATAACTCGTAACTTTAGAATATACTCTGGAAGTCCCTACCATTTCATAGCGAACCGGAGACAGAACTCCAAAAATCACACTTGGATCGTAAGTGATAAGAATCTATTAACTCAACACGTTAAAAGGCTGAAAGTAGACAACGCTAAGAAATTCGCGAGCAGAAGCTAG
- a CDS encoding glycosyltransferase family 2 protein gives MAASFKNSSTPQGVSVITCTNRPNYIKNLFRNFTRQSHSKKELIIVINDSSIALSPYQQLANKHRNIQVYRMPEHVTLGACLNYAVSKTRYSIIAKFDDDDYYAPHYLSDSLKSLRRSNADIIGKRAHYMYLQGSKTLILRFPNDENRSVTKLPGATLMFKKNVHNKVRFPNQNVGEDDLFCMRSKSKGYRIYSGDKYHFAAVRRKNVSSHTWVISDKELTNNHPKVPYVKDYKTFVQRKSGGDRT, from the coding sequence ATGGCAGCTAGCTTTAAAAATAGTTCAACACCGCAAGGCGTATCGGTTATTACCTGTACCAATCGCCCTAATTATATTAAAAACTTGTTTCGTAATTTCACTAGACAATCGCACTCCAAGAAAGAGCTCATTATCGTCATCAACGATAGTTCAATCGCCCTCTCTCCTTACCAACAACTGGCCAACAAGCATCGAAACATACAAGTTTACCGCATGCCCGAACATGTCACGCTGGGTGCGTGCCTAAATTACGCCGTGAGCAAAACGAGATACAGCATTATCGCCAAATTCGATGACGACGACTATTACGCCCCCCACTATTTGTCGGACAGCTTGAAGTCATTAAGAAGATCGAACGCCGATATTATAGGAAAACGCGCACATTATATGTATTTACAAGGCTCCAAAACTCTAATTCTACGTTTTCCTAACGATGAAAATCGCTCCGTAACCAAACTTCCTGGTGCTACGCTCATGTTTAAAAAGAACGTCCATAACAAAGTACGATTCCCAAATCAAAACGTTGGTGAAGACGATCTATTTTGCATGAGAAGTAAGAGTAAGGGTTACCGGATCTATTCCGGTGATAAGTATCATTTCGCGGCAGTACGAAGGAAAAATGTATCAAGCCATACGTGGGTCATCAGTGATAAAGAACTCACCAACAATCACCCTAAAGTTCCGTACGTAAAAGACTACAAAACATTCGTTCAACGGAAATCCGGAGGCGATCGAACTTGA
- a CDS encoding aminoglycoside phosphotransferase family protein produces the protein MKEGWERAVPPMQLDITQIHDIISPVFPGKKVATAERIGTGLSNTNYKIRLEGSAEPYVLRLFRKGREIAEKELSIIRRVRQTVPVADYIYADMSSGVFDKPWAIMEWKEGGLLRDVMQGGSEQDLVAAAASAGRTLANIHKHTFTESGFFNGDMEVQDPMRMDGERFLAFIEQSLFQDLCGQWLGEELAQSVWSFSQTYSHLLSEIEDTPMLVHSDYNGLNILMRHGPEGCEVSAVLDWEDAFSWNRYVDIANMLRYEPDGSVFEKNFVRAYREEGAVLYDHWKILSKLEDLVALCDMLTHSSLATPNRMHDLQRLIAGTVQVTKG, from the coding sequence ATGAAAGAAGGATGGGAACGCGCAGTGCCGCCGATGCAACTAGACATCACACAAATTCATGACATCATTTCACCCGTATTCCCCGGTAAAAAAGTAGCAACCGCTGAACGGATCGGTACCGGACTTAGCAATACCAACTACAAAATTCGTCTGGAAGGCAGTGCAGAGCCTTATGTGCTGCGCTTGTTCAGGAAAGGTCGGGAGATTGCCGAAAAAGAGCTTTCTATCATTCGAAGAGTACGCCAAACCGTTCCTGTTGCCGATTATATCTATGCGGATATGAGCAGCGGCGTATTCGATAAGCCATGGGCGATAATGGAGTGGAAGGAAGGCGGTCTTCTTCGTGACGTGATGCAGGGCGGAAGCGAGCAGGATCTCGTTGCCGCTGCAGCCTCTGCCGGACGCACTCTCGCCAACATCCATAAACACACATTTACGGAATCCGGTTTCTTCAATGGGGACATGGAAGTCCAGGATCCGATGAGGATGGACGGGGAACGGTTTCTCGCATTTATTGAACAAAGCCTCTTTCAGGATCTATGCGGCCAATGGCTCGGGGAAGAGCTAGCTCAATCGGTATGGTCATTCAGTCAAACGTACAGTCATTTATTGTCGGAGATTGAAGATACGCCTATGCTTGTTCACTCAGACTATAATGGCTTAAATATATTAATGCGGCATGGTCCAGAAGGTTGTGAGGTCTCGGCAGTGCTTGATTGGGAGGACGCTTTTTCATGGAACCGATACGTAGATATAGCCAATATGCTTCGATACGAACCCGATGGATCTGTATTTGAAAAGAACTTTGTTCGTGCATATCGTGAGGAAGGTGCGGTTCTGTATGATCATTGGAAAATCCTGTCCAAGCTTGAGGATCTTGTTGCCTTGTGCGATATGTTAACCCATTCCAGCTTGGCTACGCCCAATCGAATGCATGATCTTCAGCGATTAATTGCGGGAACCGTTCAGGTTACGAAGGGCTGA
- a CDS encoding NAD(P)/FAD-dependent oxidoreductase has product MSEQMHDVLIIGGGPAGLNAALVLGRARKNVVLMDEGKPRNRVTRETHGFLTRDGISPSEFRRIAREQISVYPSVSFVEDTAASLAGVDGDFQITTGQGTVYRSKKLLFAVGKKDSPLDINGLADVYGKSAFVCPYCDGWELRDQPLVVIAKGEAAAHMAKVIAGWSDRYTICTNGPDELTDEQRQELEEHNIPVFSSPIHRIESNEGMVQQVVLEDGESIPCTGIFFAPKLVSGSELPAAIGCDINEAGSVVIDAFGKTSVPGVYSAGDAATEMYQAIAAASMGALTAVAINGELLNERWNR; this is encoded by the coding sequence ATGAGTGAACAAATGCATGATGTCCTTATTATTGGCGGGGGGCCGGCAGGCTTGAATGCTGCGTTGGTATTGGGGAGAGCTAGAAAAAATGTGGTGCTGATGGATGAAGGGAAGCCACGAAATCGGGTTACCCGCGAGACTCATGGTTTTCTTACCCGAGATGGCATTAGCCCATCGGAATTTCGCAGGATCGCAAGGGAACAGATTAGCGTTTATCCTTCTGTTAGTTTTGTAGAGGATACCGCCGCTTCGCTCGCAGGTGTCGATGGTGATTTTCAAATTACGACAGGACAGGGGACGGTATACCGCAGTAAAAAGCTGCTCTTTGCCGTCGGAAAGAAAGATAGCCCCTTGGATATTAACGGATTGGCAGACGTATATGGGAAAAGCGCCTTCGTCTGCCCATATTGCGATGGATGGGAACTGCGGGATCAGCCGCTTGTCGTGATTGCCAAGGGTGAGGCTGCAGCGCATATGGCCAAAGTCATTGCAGGTTGGAGTGATCGTTATACGATCTGTACCAATGGACCGGATGAACTGACGGATGAACAGCGCCAAGAATTGGAGGAGCATAACATCCCCGTATTCAGCTCCCCAATTCATCGCATTGAGTCGAATGAAGGGATGGTACAGCAAGTCGTGTTGGAGGATGGAGAGAGTATTCCTTGCACGGGCATCTTTTTTGCGCCGAAGCTGGTCTCCGGCTCTGAATTGCCGGCCGCCATCGGCTGTGATATCAATGAAGCCGGAAGCGTGGTCATTGATGCCTTCGGAAAAACGAGCGTGCCAGGCGTCTACAGCGCCGGTGATGCAGCCACCGAAATGTATCAAGCCATTGCCGCCGCTTCGATGGGGGCCTTGACTGCGGTAGCCATCAACGGAGAACTGCTTAACGAACGTTGGAATCGTTAA
- a CDS encoding ABC transporter ATP-binding protein, producing the protein MNSRTKKFLSYYKPYLGLLFADLACAFVVSAITLMLPLCIRYITINVLEGSSPNPLNQIYGVGAVMLAMVLIHTFCDMFISYKGHMMGAYMESDMRRELFDHFQKLSFEFYDENKTGQLMTRTTNDILSLTELYHHGPEDILISVLKFLGAFIILMYIDVKLTLIVFLFLPVMAVFAFYFNKKMNVALRVSKDRIGDINAQVEDSLSGIRVVKSFTNEHVERKKFAYANGRFVDSRREGYKSETYFHEGLVGFTQLITIAVIVFGGAAIVDASLELADLLTFFLCIGILIEPIQRLVNFARLYQEGITGFDRFMEILEVEPDIEDSVDAAAITQVQGNITFQNVSFKYKDNYDYVLKHVSLDIEPGEYVALVGPSGVGKTTLCSLIPRFYEVSEGRIMLDGRDIRNITQHSLRSHIGIVQQDVYLFAGTVFDNIRYGNMEASEEEIIEAAKRANAHDFIMALPDGYDTDIGQRGVKLSGGQKQRLSIARVFLKNPPILIFDEATSSLDNESERAVQDSLERLSNNRTTLVIAHRLTTVRNAQRIVVLSEDGIKEQGTHDELIARQGAYANLYNMQLTI; encoded by the coding sequence TTGAATTCTCGAACCAAGAAATTTTTGTCTTATTATAAACCGTATCTGGGGTTATTATTTGCAGACTTGGCATGCGCTTTTGTGGTCTCGGCCATTACACTCATGCTTCCGCTCTGTATACGATATATCACCATTAACGTGTTGGAAGGGAGCTCCCCGAACCCGTTGAACCAAATCTATGGGGTGGGTGCCGTCATGCTGGCCATGGTCCTCATCCACACCTTCTGCGATATGTTCATTTCTTACAAAGGACATATGATGGGGGCTTATATGGAGAGTGACATGAGACGGGAGTTGTTTGACCATTTTCAGAAGCTGTCTTTTGAGTTCTACGATGAGAACAAAACCGGGCAGCTCATGACCCGCACTACCAATGACATTCTATCGCTAACCGAATTGTACCACCATGGACCCGAAGATATCCTCATTTCCGTTCTGAAGTTCCTCGGCGCATTCATCATCTTAATGTATATTGACGTGAAGCTTACCCTCATCGTGTTTCTCTTTCTGCCGGTGATGGCTGTGTTTGCTTTTTATTTTAATAAGAAGATGAATGTGGCGCTGCGGGTAAGCAAGGATCGGATCGGGGATATCAACGCGCAGGTGGAGGATTCTCTATCGGGTATCCGCGTGGTGAAGTCGTTTACGAACGAACATGTGGAGAGGAAGAAATTCGCCTACGCTAACGGGCGGTTCGTTGACAGCAGAAGGGAAGGGTATAAGAGTGAAACCTACTTTCACGAAGGGTTGGTCGGGTTTACCCAACTCATTACCATCGCGGTTATTGTGTTTGGCGGAGCCGCCATCGTGGATGCCTCGCTGGAACTGGCGGATTTGCTGACCTTTTTCTTGTGCATCGGCATTCTCATCGAACCGATCCAGCGGCTGGTTAATTTCGCTAGGCTGTATCAGGAGGGGATCACGGGATTCGACCGGTTCATGGAAATTCTGGAGGTAGAGCCGGATATCGAGGATTCCGTGGATGCTGCGGCGATCACGCAGGTTCAGGGGAATATCACATTTCAGAACGTGAGCTTTAAATATAAAGATAACTATGATTATGTGCTGAAACATGTATCGCTGGACATCGAGCCCGGCGAATATGTGGCATTGGTAGGCCCATCCGGCGTCGGCAAGACGACATTGTGTTCGTTGATTCCGCGCTTTTATGAAGTGAGTGAAGGACGCATTATGCTGGATGGACGCGATATCCGGAATATCACACAGCACTCGTTAAGAAGTCATATTGGGATTGTTCAGCAGGATGTGTATTTGTTTGCGGGGACCGTCTTCGATAATATCCGGTATGGCAATATGGAGGCCAGCGAGGAAGAAATCATCGAAGCTGCAAAAAGAGCGAATGCCCATGATTTCATCATGGCACTGCCGGACGGTTATGATACGGATATTGGGCAGCGCGGCGTCAAGCTGTCCGGAGGGCAAAAGCAGCGGCTCAGCATTGCACGCGTGTTCCTAAAGAATCCGCCGATCCTCATTTTTGATGAAGCGACTAGTTCCCTGGATAATGAAAGCGAGAGAGCTGTCCAGGATTCGCTGGAGCGGTTAAGTAATAACCGCACAACGCTTGTCATCGCTCATCGCCTGACAACGGTACGGAATGCACAGCGAATCGTCGTTTTATCCGAGGACGGAATTAAAGAACAGGGCACGCATGATGAATTAATTGCTCGTCAAGGCGCTTATGCCAATTTATATAATATGCAGTTAACCATATAA
- a CDS encoding TerC family protein: protein MELLLEYGWVLLVLIALEGLLAADNALVLAIMVKHLPEEQRKKALFYGLLGAFVFRIGSLFLISFLVDVWQVQAIGALYLLYISINHTLKHVIKGKKPTEDAKPKPDKPKKQSGFWMTVFKVEVADIAFAVDSILAAVALAVALPPSGLANIGGLDGGQFIVIFLGGFIGLIIMRFAASYFVKLLQQRPGLEVAAFLIVGWVGVKLAVITLAHPDVALIDHHFPESTIWKASFYIVLVLIAIIGWFSSSKEKVQDEDNTIKEVEDQQPGKTLQG, encoded by the coding sequence ATGGAGCTTTTGTTGGAGTATGGATGGGTACTGTTGGTGCTCATCGCACTGGAAGGGTTGCTTGCAGCAGATAATGCGCTGGTCCTTGCCATTATGGTAAAACATTTACCCGAGGAACAGCGTAAAAAGGCTTTATTTTACGGGTTGCTCGGAGCGTTTGTCTTCCGCATCGGATCACTGTTCTTAATCTCGTTCCTGGTGGACGTATGGCAGGTACAAGCCATTGGCGCACTTTATCTTCTCTACATTTCGATCAATCACACATTGAAACACGTGATCAAAGGCAAGAAACCGACGGAAGACGCCAAGCCGAAACCGGACAAACCCAAGAAGCAATCCGGCTTCTGGATGACCGTCTTCAAAGTGGAAGTTGCAGACATCGCATTTGCCGTAGACTCGATACTTGCAGCCGTAGCGCTGGCTGTGGCACTGCCTCCAAGCGGTCTGGCGAACATCGGCGGCTTGGACGGAGGTCAATTTATCGTCATCTTCCTGGGAGGATTCATTGGTCTGATCATCATGCGTTTCGCGGCATCCTACTTCGTGAAGCTGCTGCAGCAGCGCCCCGGACTTGAAGTGGCGGCATTCCTCATTGTCGGTTGGGTTGGGGTCAAACTTGCAGTCATCACCCTTGCGCATCCCGATGTTGCCCTTATCGACCATCACTTCCCGGAGAGCACGATCTGGAAGGCATCCTTCTATATTGTTCTTGTGCTGATTGCCATTATCGGATGGTTTAGTTCATCGAAAGAGAAGGTACAAGACGAAGACAATACAATCAAGGAAGTGGAAGATCAGCAGCCTGGGAAAACGCTTCAAGGGTAA
- a CDS encoding DMT family transporter encodes MKPLKADLMILFITICWGSSYLFMKVGLDSLGEFNLIALRFGLAFILAGVIFFPRLRQVNVKTIRYAMLLGFILFIMFTALTFGLKTTTTSNAGFLVSLTVVFVPLLHTFLFKKKIENKVIVSILLALTGIALLTIQLPFTFKIGDLFCIAAALCYALHINMVSTAAQKVDTLSLGILQLGFTGLYAYISSLLFETPVWPSTTHSWIAVLVLSVVCTAVGFIFQTIAQKYTTATRTGLVFSLEPVFAALVGFWFAHEIMNSNQYWGAVLVFLSVVLSSVNVKARRRSTIKNRPFRWSRILLNSSKKA; translated from the coding sequence TTGAAACCGCTGAAGGCCGATCTTATGATTTTGTTCATCACCATTTGTTGGGGCTCGTCCTATCTTTTTATGAAAGTGGGACTAGATTCGCTAGGAGAGTTTAATTTGATAGCCCTACGCTTCGGATTGGCCTTTATACTCGCAGGAGTGATTTTCTTCCCCCGCTTGCGCCAGGTTAACGTAAAGACGATTCGGTATGCCATGCTCCTAGGCTTTATATTATTTATCATGTTCACCGCGCTTACCTTCGGTCTGAAGACCACGACAACATCCAATGCCGGATTTCTGGTCAGTTTAACGGTGGTATTTGTCCCTTTATTACATACGTTTCTATTTAAGAAAAAAATAGAGAACAAAGTGATTGTCAGTATTTTGCTAGCCTTAACCGGCATTGCGCTGTTGACCATCCAGCTTCCTTTTACATTTAAGATCGGTGATCTGTTCTGCATAGCGGCGGCATTATGTTATGCGCTTCATATTAATATGGTAAGCACTGCCGCGCAGAAGGTCGATACGCTAAGCCTCGGCATCCTGCAGCTTGGGTTCACGGGATTGTATGCGTACATCTCGTCTCTACTCTTTGAAACTCCAGTATGGCCAAGCACGACCCACTCATGGATTGCCGTCCTTGTTCTTAGCGTTGTATGCACCGCGGTCGGGTTCATCTTCCAGACGATCGCCCAAAAATATACCACGGCTACCCGGACGGGACTTGTGTTCTCCCTGGAACCTGTATTCGCGGCACTGGTCGGATTCTGGTTTGCTCACGAGATCATGAATTCCAATCAATATTGGGGTGCTGTCCTTGTGTTCCTTAGCGTGGTTTTATCAAGCGTTAATGTAAAAGCGAGGAGACGCTCTACCATTAAGAATAGACCGTTCCGATGGAGTCGTATTCTGCTGAATTCAAGTAAAAAAGCTTGA
- a CDS encoding LysR family transcriptional regulator has translation MSINKFKVLLKVVELGSLTKAAEVMGFTQSGVSHMINSLEDEFGFSLLIRNRSGAKLTTNGEEILKTIREILKWNEHLEQQVASIHGIELGTIHIGTFTSVGVHWLPGIIQDFQRDYPHIDIRLVEGDYREIEDWIAEGKIDCGFLSLPTSDIFDAILLHQDPMLVLLPMEHPLSSEDSITLSQIENEPFIMPSQGSDYDVNRMLEKARIKPDIKYTLGDDYAIMAMVEKGLGISILPELVLRGQQRNIRLIELKEKSFRSLGIAVNSMREISPATKRFLNYVKSYPKL, from the coding sequence ATGAGTATAAATAAATTCAAAGTATTATTGAAGGTCGTCGAGCTCGGCAGCTTAACCAAAGCCGCCGAAGTTATGGGATTTACACAGTCCGGTGTCAGTCACATGATCAACAGTCTGGAAGATGAATTTGGTTTCTCATTGCTGATACGGAATCGTTCAGGAGCGAAGCTGACGACCAATGGCGAGGAGATTCTGAAGACGATACGTGAAATCCTGAAGTGGAACGAACATTTGGAGCAGCAGGTGGCTTCCATTCATGGTATCGAACTGGGTACCATTCATATCGGTACCTTTACGAGTGTCGGTGTTCACTGGCTGCCGGGGATTATTCAGGATTTCCAGCGGGATTATCCCCATATCGACATTCGATTGGTTGAAGGAGATTACCGGGAAATTGAGGATTGGATCGCGGAGGGCAAGATTGATTGCGGCTTCCTTTCACTTCCAACTTCGGATATATTCGATGCGATTCTCCTGCACCAGGACCCAATGCTTGTATTGCTGCCAATGGAACATCCGCTCAGTTCGGAGGACTCTATTACATTGTCCCAGATTGAGAATGAACCGTTTATTATGCCCAGCCAAGGTTCCGATTATGATGTGAACCGGATGCTGGAGAAGGCCCGGATCAAGCCGGATATCAAATATACACTTGGTGACGATTATGCCATTATGGCCATGGTGGAGAAAGGCCTTGGCATTAGCATTCTTCCTGAACTTGTGCTGCGAGGGCAGCAGCGAAATATACGGTTGATCGAATTGAAGGAGAAGAGCTTCAGATCGCTCGGCATTGCCGTAAACTCCATGCGAGAAATATCTCCAGCTACGAAGCGATTCTTGAATTATGTTAAGAGTTATCCCAAGCTGTAG
- a CDS encoding RNA polymerase sigma factor, translating into MQPTIPGEAEGKREAIEAVVEQVKAGDKQAYQAIIIQFERQMYTYCYYILKNHAETEDAVQEIFIRAYEHLHQYKRQVSFSAWLYKMAYHHLINIKKKQSRFLNLIEHYKEQQPVVQISHHEPVVYELLTYLTSEERHILLLKAVEQYTFEEISDIMGIKSATIRKKYERLRHKLMDRISQKGEVARGTIAETNGIR; encoded by the coding sequence TTGCAGCCAACCATCCCCGGGGAAGCGGAAGGAAAAAGAGAAGCCATTGAAGCGGTTGTAGAACAAGTCAAAGCAGGAGACAAACAAGCATACCAAGCGATCATCATCCAGTTTGAGCGGCAGATGTACACGTACTGCTACTATATTCTTAAAAATCATGCGGAGACCGAAGATGCGGTACAAGAGATTTTTATTCGTGCCTATGAACATCTTCATCAGTACAAGAGACAAGTGTCTTTCTCCGCCTGGTTGTATAAAATGGCCTATCATCATTTGATCAATATTAAAAAGAAGCAGAGCCGCTTTCTTAACCTGATCGAGCATTACAAGGAACAGCAGCCGGTTGTGCAAATATCTCATCACGAGCCGGTTGTGTACGAGCTGTTAACATATCTTACATCAGAAGAACGACACATATTGCTGCTGAAGGCGGTTGAACAGTATACCTTTGAGGAAATCAGCGACATTATGGGAATCAAATCAGCAACGATACGAAAGAAGTATGAACGGTTACGACATAAACTGATGGACCGAATAAGCCAAAAAGGAGAGGTGGCACGTGGGACAATCGCCGAAACAAACGGAATTCGCTGA
- a CDS encoding DUF4179 domain-containing protein: MGQSPKQTEFAEMNALEEMIRESTLPKNSMSYQIMNRIGEREMTRTRTSSKRRPNVLKRTILVASAAVVLGGSVIGSGFVSPVMAATLKQIPVLGVLFEGTSEDAVKAAIEQGILSEPNLSVTHDGVTLKIADLLYDGTRLSFILEREGVDLPSTASPYFSKDAKFISNPDSEYVKSRTVAKEDQEKGYIERPRILVDGQEVEMGEGIFGDYPRQDNAYIVELTKDLKLPDQFELTIQANVTQVNETFEFKVPVNVTNKSVVVKPEQATKSDGQFSYTVKQLDISPVSTRLVLDSKGEVPASAEQTGDYSASMVYYELVDDQGNVLNPRKFDYFNSKPETEYHIDQLFSPVNGTPKSITIKPFTLTVNNKDWSVIGQGKDSRGDKTYLKDLEMTIPVQP; the protein is encoded by the coding sequence GTGGGACAATCGCCGAAACAAACGGAATTCGCTGAAATGAATGCACTAGAAGAAATGATTCGTGAATCGACTTTACCGAAGAATAGCATGAGCTATCAAATTATGAACAGGATTGGAGAACGTGAAATGACAAGGACAAGAACATCATCCAAACGAAGACCGAATGTTTTAAAAAGAACAATACTCGTTGCATCCGCAGCTGTTGTGCTGGGAGGAAGCGTAATCGGGTCAGGATTTGTATCGCCGGTCATGGCAGCAACCCTGAAGCAAATCCCAGTGCTCGGCGTGTTATTCGAAGGAACCAGCGAAGATGCAGTTAAAGCCGCTATAGAGCAAGGGATTCTATCCGAACCTAACTTGAGCGTAACTCACGATGGCGTGACTTTAAAAATAGCTGACCTTCTATATGATGGAACCCGTTTGTCCTTTATACTGGAGCGCGAGGGAGTGGATTTACCGAGTACAGCTTCTCCGTATTTTAGCAAAGATGCTAAATTCATCAGTAATCCCGATAGTGAGTATGTTAAGTCGAGGACAGTAGCTAAGGAAGATCAGGAAAAAGGCTATATCGAAAGACCGCGAATTCTGGTAGACGGACAAGAAGTGGAAATGGGAGAAGGTATTTTCGGAGACTATCCTCGACAGGATAATGCCTATATCGTTGAACTTACCAAAGATCTGAAATTACCTGATCAATTCGAGCTGACCATTCAGGCTAACGTGACTCAAGTGAATGAAACCTTTGAATTCAAGGTCCCTGTGAACGTCACTAATAAATCGGTTGTCGTAAAGCCGGAGCAGGCTACGAAATCGGATGGACAATTCAGTTATACCGTCAAGCAATTGGATATTTCACCGGTATCGACCCGCCTGGTTCTGGATAGTAAAGGCGAGGTGCCGGCTTCTGCAGAGCAAACAGGCGATTATAGCGCCAGCATGGTATATTACGAACTTGTGGATGATCAAGGGAATGTGCTGAATCCTCGAAAGTTTGATTACTTTAACAGCAAGCCCGAGACTGAATATCATATCGATCAATTGTTCAGTCCTGTAAACGGAACTCCGAAATCCATAACGATTAAGCCGTTTACCCTGACCGTAAATAACAAGGATTGGAGCGTTATCGGTCAAGGGAAGGACAGCCGCGGGGATAAAACATATCTGAAGGATCTGGAAATGACCATTCCGGTTCAACCATAA
- a CDS encoding flavin reductase family protein, producing MKEITGMIGTDIIKPKILYYGTPVILLNTLNEDDTVNISPISSSWALGEYIILGIGLGGKAIENLERHPECVINLPDPSIWENVEQLAPHTGKYPVPDDKAKNGFSYEKDKYAVCGLTPADSVTVKPTRIMECPIQIEATVKNIRIPDYSSMFAIVETQAIHVHAHNNIILNEHHIDPAKWSPLIYNFRHYYGLGNPLGKTFRAET from the coding sequence ATGAAGGAAATTACTGGCATGATCGGCACGGACATCATTAAACCGAAAATTCTTTACTATGGAACTCCGGTTATTTTACTCAATACGCTAAATGAAGATGATACCGTAAATATTAGTCCCATATCCTCTTCATGGGCGCTCGGGGAATATATTATTTTAGGAATCGGACTCGGGGGTAAAGCGATAGAGAACTTGGAAAGACATCCGGAATGTGTCATCAACCTTCCTGACCCTTCCATATGGGAAAATGTTGAGCAGTTAGCCCCTCATACAGGAAAATATCCAGTTCCTGATGATAAGGCAAAGAACGGTTTTTCATATGAAAAAGATAAATATGCGGTATGTGGGTTAACGCCTGCGGATTCTGTCACCGTAAAGCCAACTCGCATTATGGAGTGTCCCATTCAAATCGAGGCTACCGTGAAAAACATTCGGATTCCCGACTATTCTTCCATGTTTGCCATTGTCGAAACACAGGCGATCCATGTACACGCCCATAACAATATCATCTTGAATGAACATCACATTGATCCCGCCAAATGGAGTCCGCTAATCTATAATTTTCGGCATTATTATGGCCTTGGCAATCCGTTAGGCAAAACATTTCGGGCCGAAACTTAA